A single window of Streptomyces griseoviridis DNA harbors:
- a CDS encoding acyltransferase domain-containing protein — translation MLPRADALAETLLDLGVPHEDINELVRLGRRVTEDPELRQFLEASVGQLTHGLGEIRGGVDLPDLDWPSGALQRCFPIYVFVAALPHVRAHHRAIGVPDDISRRTLADLGRHVAVHRRRHGVPGLVARRWLTLHFGGELYQLGRLQFQRSRHGERTASALAEAGLDAAPGTPCLNLHIPDFLGPLSPDACDRSLAMAGEFFARHHPDEKYRAALCHSWLLDPQLADDLPAESNIVRFQQRFRVAREDSEPADTEPVQFVFGDPGLAVESLPRRTALERAVGDRLRAGGHWYIGHGWFPL, via the coding sequence GTGCTTCCGCGAGCCGACGCACTGGCCGAGACACTGCTCGACCTGGGGGTGCCGCACGAGGACATCAACGAGTTGGTCAGGCTGGGCCGCCGGGTCACCGAGGACCCGGAGCTGCGGCAGTTCCTCGAGGCGTCCGTCGGGCAGCTGACGCACGGCCTCGGCGAGATCCGCGGCGGGGTCGACCTGCCCGACCTCGACTGGCCGTCCGGCGCCCTCCAGCGCTGCTTCCCGATCTACGTCTTCGTCGCCGCGCTGCCCCACGTCCGCGCCCACCACCGCGCCATCGGTGTCCCCGACGACATATCCCGGCGCACCCTCGCCGACCTCGGCCGGCACGTCGCCGTGCACCGCAGGCGCCACGGCGTGCCAGGACTGGTGGCCAGGCGGTGGCTGACCCTGCACTTCGGCGGCGAGCTGTACCAACTGGGGCGGCTGCAGTTCCAGCGCTCCCGGCACGGCGAGCGCACCGCGAGCGCGCTGGCCGAGGCCGGCCTCGACGCGGCGCCCGGCACGCCCTGTCTGAACCTCCACATCCCCGACTTCCTCGGCCCGCTCTCCCCGGATGCCTGCGACCGCTCGCTGGCCATGGCGGGCGAGTTCTTCGCCCGCCACCACCCGGACGAGAAGTACCGGGCCGCGCTCTGCCACTCCTGGCTGCTCGACCCGCAGCTCGCCGACGACCTGCCCGCCGAATCCAACATCGTCCGCTTCCAGCAGCGGTTCCGGGTCGCCCGCGAGGACAGCGAACCTGCCGACACCGAGCCCGTCCAGTTCGTGTTCGGCGACCCCGGTCTCGCCGTCGAGTCGCTGCCCCGGCGGACGGCGCTGGAACGCGCCGTCGGCGACCGGCTGCGGGCGGGCGGCCACTGGTACATCGGGCACGGCTGGTTCCCGCTGTAG
- a CDS encoding DUF6343 family protein, protein MRTGSEPTTARSALRLRFWLSLWGLVWSVFGTAAFALTGQIGWAVACGVLWLVVTVDLAVILRHIHQGPHFQPGPDVPPYRPPETRRPG, encoded by the coding sequence GTGCGAACAGGCAGTGAACCGACGACCGCACGCAGTGCGCTGCGGCTGCGGTTCTGGCTGAGCCTGTGGGGTCTCGTCTGGTCGGTCTTCGGCACGGCGGCCTTCGCGCTCACCGGGCAGATCGGCTGGGCGGTGGCCTGCGGGGTGCTGTGGCTGGTGGTCACCGTTGATCTGGCGGTCATCCTGCGCCACATCCACCAGGGTCCGCACTTCCAGCCGGGCCCGGACGTCCCGCCCTACCGACCACCGGAGACGCGACGACCGGGCTGA
- a CDS encoding tetratricopeptide repeat protein codes for MPESSGSTGRTPETHVIDFRAAERLLDARDPKGAVKLLDSVIAAHPENTAARLLRARAFFAAAQLRPAELEFTIVLEREPDNAFAHFALARTYERQGRPEQATRHFRLAAALDPNPQYLKAARFDD; via the coding sequence GTGCCCGAGAGCAGCGGATCGACCGGACGTACTCCGGAGACGCATGTCATCGACTTCCGCGCGGCCGAGCGGCTGCTCGACGCGCGTGACCCGAAGGGCGCGGTGAAGCTGCTCGACAGCGTCATCGCGGCCCACCCGGAGAACACCGCCGCCCGGCTGCTGCGGGCCCGCGCCTTCTTCGCCGCCGCTCAACTGCGGCCCGCCGAGCTGGAGTTCACGATCGTCCTGGAGCGCGAGCCGGACAACGCGTTCGCGCACTTCGCCCTCGCCCGCACCTACGAGCGGCAGGGCAGGCCCGAGCAGGCCACCCGGCACTTCAGGCTGGCCGCCGCGCTCGACCCCAACCCGCAGTACCTGAAGGCCGCCCGCTTCGACGACTGA
- the coaE gene encoding dephospho-CoA kinase encodes MLTVGLTGGIGAGKSEVSRLLVEHGAVLIDADRIAREVVAPGTPGLAAVTDAFGTEVLTAEGALDRPKLGAIVFADPRQLAVLNAIVHPLVGARSHELETAAAEDAVVVHDVPLLAENGLAPRYDLVIVVDVSPQTQLDRLVRLRGMTEQDARARMAAQATREERRKIADIVIDNDVPLERLERRVREVWGDLVRRAAAARGGSGASGASGASQE; translated from the coding sequence ATGCTGACGGTGGGCCTGACCGGTGGAATCGGAGCCGGCAAGAGCGAGGTGTCGCGGCTGCTCGTGGAGCACGGCGCCGTACTGATCGACGCGGACCGGATCGCGCGCGAGGTCGTCGCGCCCGGCACCCCCGGCCTCGCCGCGGTGACCGACGCCTTCGGCACCGAGGTGCTCACCGCCGAGGGCGCCCTCGACCGGCCGAAGCTCGGCGCGATCGTCTTCGCCGACCCGCGGCAGCTCGCCGTCCTCAACGCGATCGTGCACCCCCTGGTCGGCGCCCGCTCCCACGAGCTGGAGACGGCCGCCGCCGAGGACGCCGTCGTCGTCCACGACGTGCCGCTCCTCGCCGAGAACGGCCTCGCGCCCCGCTACGACCTGGTGATCGTCGTCGACGTCAGCCCGCAGACCCAGCTCGACCGGCTGGTGCGGCTGCGCGGCATGACCGAACAGGACGCGCGGGCCCGCATGGCGGCGCAGGCGACCCGCGAGGAGCGCCGGAAGATCGCGGACATCGTCATCGACAACGACGTACCGCTGGAACGTCTTGAGCGGCGGGTGCGGGAGGTGTGGGGCGACCTCGTGCGGCGGGCCGCGGCGGCGCGCGGCGGATCAGGGGCGTCGGGGGCGTCGGGGGCGTCCCAGGAATAG